The genomic window CCAAAATTAATACAGTACAATTAACTGAGGTCTCCTAAACTCAATTgtaaatttaaataacatttttagttatcacattttgaaaatacagagaaagagcACAAAATGAGAAAGTTGATGGTGGAATTTGTGATTTGTGAGGAGATTCTTTGAACTGAGATAAGTATCCTATTATTTATCAAATACTTACCCACTAATTTCCAATTGTGGCTTTCTAATACCATGATTCCTTCTATATTTATTAGTTAGTATCctacaacaaaattaattttccctGTTTATTTTTCCACTGATACACATTGCTATGGATTCATGGAATCTCAATAATTAATTATGCTGTAATTATTACTTGCCAGTGGGAAATCAAAGGCAATTTGATTTCCCATTGGGTTGATTCCTGTATATGTTTTATAAACCCTAGTGTACCTTTGAGCACTTAATTGCTTTCTGATGCCAAAAGAGTGGCAGGGCAGAGTTCCAGGTTCATCTTGTGGTTTCCCTGTCCTGGATCTAGAACCAGACCTTTCTTCACGGAGACTTGGTTCATTTTGGAGAAAGGTATTTAGAAACCAAGATCTGGGCACTAATGGTTCATCCTACCGAAGTATTTCATTACTTTTTGACTCTCAATTGCTAGATTCAGAAAtatgcatcacacacacacacacacacacacacacacacacgatatgtCCAATTCAATGCTTTACTTCAAAACTAATTTCATCTCATCtcatttcaacaaatatttaagaaCACAAGCTCACATGAGCCCTTGATCCCCAGAGATGAATGTAAGACACTCTAAGGCATTTTTGAAAAGCCACTTTTGGGAAGGTTGAAGGAGGAAGTCTGGGCAGTTTTTCTTCTTGTCTGCTAATAACCACATGGGGCTACAGTAGCATGGAGTCGAAGGAAACCAGAAAGATTTCATAAGAgcttgccttttattttctttcttcactttcttAGTATTTATCAGGCCTGACTTCAGTTAACACGAACATTTGAAATGTATAGTGTCCTGGAGCCATCACATCAGTGCTATGGAGAACACATCATCAAGTGGCTGCCTTAGGCACAGATGCATCCTCCTGACCTCCCATTTCTCACCTTTTTCTTATGAGAAAGTCACTAACCTACTTTCGGTCACTATAATTTGCATGTTCTAGAATTTTGTATTGCTAACATAACTCAACATATACTTCTTTTGAGGTCTGGCTTCTTGGCATAATTTTGACGGTTATATTTTGGCTGAGTGTAATGACCGTTCAGTTCTTTCCCATTATGTTGCTATTACACAGctaacttaaaatattattactaGATCAActgggtggttctcagggactgcTTGTATCTCTGCTCAAGGACATATGGCGCAGGGGGTGAACCCAGGGCCCCAGAAATCAGacactccagtcctctgagtcatctccctgacCCTTGCCCAGCTAGCTTATCCATTTTGACAGACACGGCATTGTTTGCAGTCACTGGTTATTATAAAACCTCTTGGGAGGGTTCCTATGCAGTCTTTGTATGGACAAACCTGCTTTTATCTTAGGGAGGTGCTTAGGAGTGGAAGAACTATATCACATGGTGAGTTTATATTTAAGTCTTACAGAATCCGACAAAAACAGTTTTCCAAAGCAGTTAGCCCACACACTATGTACTGAAAACTATGGTACTTTCAGAAAAGCAAGGTAAGTCATGAAGCTGCGTGATGAAAAAACAGTAGATTACAGTTGGACTTATGAAAGTCCTTCTACACATGGGGTGTAGAACAGGACATGTTACTTTGGGATGTACACACCAAAGGTTTGAAGGAAAAGGCCCAGCCTAGATGCATAACGGAATAAGGCTGTTGTTTCTGGTCACACAGGGATGGGTTTGAAAACAATTTAAGACTGGGAGGACAATCCAAAGGGTTGGAACACATGTTCTGCATATGGAAGGCTCAATCCTCCTCTTCATGGTCTTCaagtaccaggagtgatacttgagcaccaAGGCAGGAACCATtggcaccattgggtatggcctccaaatgTAGGGGgggtggaaaagagagagagacagagagagacagagacagagacagagatggagacagagacagagatggagacagagagagacagagacagagacagagagacagacagagacagagagagatagagacagagaaacagagagacagagacagatttaAAACAACAGCAATATTTATGTCAGCAGCTGAGAGGACCTTTCATTAGGGAACTGTCTTTATTGGGTAAACAAGTGTACCACTTCCTTTCATGCTGCAGTCAGGGTACAGGGAAAGTAGGGTCCATATTCTAGCCCCAACGTTGTCTAGAGCATGCAGAtaggtgctggggtgctgggccccTCAGGAGAAGAACATCCTCCTGCTGGTAGATCCCTAACTGTGTTCTTGTTCCCTGAGAGCCTTTCCCTGCAGAGTCCCTACCCAGAGATTTCCCTGtactccctgctgtcctctccctgTGTGGAGTCCCCTGATTAATAAAATGAGGATGAGATACTGAACAAAACAGTCTCTGACAGGGAAGCTGAATCTAGtacggggtgggtgggtggaggggtggataaTGAACTAATGTGAGAAGGATGTGCTGATAAGCTAGAGATATTCCAGGGTTTAGGGTATGTATCCTGCATGGACCGACCctcagctcaatccctggcaccacagagtgccctaagcattgctgggtgtagctctggGGCCCTGGAGCACCCACAGGTGCAGCCAGGTGATCCCTAGGCCTAAACTGAAGCACACCCTCAGGCACTGTCACTCAGCTGCCAATCTGATTGGTCAAGGGCACCTAGGACCCTTAAGCACTAGTTGGATGCTCCCccaaccagaaagaaagaaagaaagaaagaaagaaagaaagaaagaaagaaagaaagaaagaaagaaagaaagaaagaaagaaagaaagaaagaaagaaagaaagaaagagaagagaagaatagggctggagcaatagcacagcgggtagggcgtttgccttgcacgcggccgacccgggttcgattccccgcattccatatggtcctctgagcactgccagggatgattcctgagtgcagagccaggagtaacccctgtgcatcgctggttgtgacccaaaaacaaaaacaaaaagagagagagagaagaatatgtTGGGGGAAATGTTAAAGCACCAGACTCTCCACGGAAGCATTTCTTTCATTCCTACAATAATAGCCAAGATAATCTTGAAATATAGAGTGTTTGACTTGGTGTCAATAGAATGAACTCTtgcttaagatttttttcatgagcacagagctaacaTTTAATCTCAATCTTTATGTGTCTATTACTGCATGTACAAGCCAGTCCTCCACGTgacttgtcttctttctttctagaaACAACTTTCATGGACACTATGGTACCCATAGAATACATGGTGAGTATAGCCCTACTCCTTAGCCTCCTCCAAATGCCCTCTTGTCTCTCTGGGGGCTTGGGAAAGCCTTTGGGTGGAGGAGGGACTCTGGGGCATTTACCAGTGCAAGGTCTCTTCTGAGCCCTGTTTCACTCTTTAGTAGATATCTAAGACACTCTCAGGGTTTTGTGCACACAAACCACCATATATGCTTTTGCCAAGTATGCTGTGAAGACAGAGGGAGTGATACTTTagattttattaataaatgacTGATAGGTGGGATTGAGAATAGCACTAAAACTTCAGTCGTGGATATAGTGAAGTTGATACACACAGAGGTGTGAAGCTCTACTCCCGATATTTACTGAATATTgtgaagcaatataaaacaacagaCTTTAAATTAAAACGGAAGTATCTGATTAACACACAATATAATGAATAGAGAAGTAGAACTATCAATTAAGATTATTAgtaagttcccccaagcaccgccaggagtaattcctgagtgcaaagccaggactaacccctaggcatcgctgggtgtgacccaaaaagcaaaaaaaaaaaaaaaaaaaaaaaaaagattattagtaAGTGTGGGTTGATGATTTTTAACTAAGGTATGCTTAGTTCCATTTGTCTGGTCTGAAACTCAGACCAACACAGACAAAGGAAACCCCATTTGTCTTTTTGAAGAGCCCTGATGGGCATGTGAGCTGTCTTTCTTCCGTAGTATTATGTGGCTGGAATAAAAACACAGaatagtatatatactatatttctCAAGGAggctaaaaaaattagaataacatTATTATCCAGAGACtcacttgtgattttttttataaattaatctaATCAAGTAGAGAGTCAAATCCAATTCCGATGTCTTTGTTATGTTACTAGACAACTCACTAAGATAGCTgtggatttaaatttttcttttccccatgGGCAAGAGAGCTGAAGTCCAGCCTGTTTAGTGGAGCTCACAGTGTGGGTCTCGGTGGTCTGCGGAGTTGGTAACAATGGATGCTCAAGAAATCACTCACGACAAACTGATGAGGCTTAATACTGCGTATGTATTTCTAACGAGAATAACCAAAGAATCCATTGGGCAAAATGAAGTGAGGAGCCTAATTTCCACTTTTTGGACCAGGATACGCCCTCCGGTCCCTCTGGAGGCGTGGTCCATTTTCAGCACAAGGCAAATAGAGCTGGGCTGGCAGAGTATATCattcatttcaattaaaaattgaaaaaaattctgccacacctggcattacCTAGGGCTAACTccaggttctgagctcagggatcactcctggtgggggccctggggcccatacatggtaccagggatggaatccatgtcatctgcatgcaaagcaaatgacttgCTCACTATAGTATTCCTCTGACTTCTGGTCATTGGGATTTGAGCCTGCTTCTAAGACtgttagttgtttgttttttctcatttggGACTTTGGACACCATCCAGACTCTGCAAGGCAGACCcggggaagaagaaaagggaagtcaAAATGACCTTTTCTGGTCAGAGGTATGGAGCTTCTTTTATATGTTAAAAAGTTGAATTCCCAACTTTTTAACATATAAAAGAAGCTCCATACCTCTGACCAGAAAAGgtgggcgggagggatactgggttcattggtggtggagaatggacactggcggaaggatgggctcttaaacattgcatgagggaaaaacaagcacaaaaatgtgtgaatctataactataccctcactatgactcactaattaaaaaaataaataaattttaaaaaaagttgggaATTCAAAGATCCTGGCCACTGCATGTGGAGAAATCATTCGTTTTCTGAAGATGCCCTACGTTCTTACCTTTAGCCTCACAACAAAGGCAGAGTCATGTGTGCAGATGAGCAAATTATGGCTGGGAGAGTGGCCTGAGGGGTCCCAGAGCCCTGAAGGGTGCTGTTTGCTCCCAAGGCTCCTCTGGGCTGCCCAAAGGGTTTAGAGACAGAGGGTGCTGGCAGGGAAGGCTATAGCTGCCGCTCCTAACAAGCTGGTCTCTCGGCtgtgggtgagggtgtgggggcaCCTCCCTGTCCCCGCCCAGTGCCATCTTGCTGCTTTCGAGCAATGGGGAACTCGGTGTCATGCGACACAGGCTTATCACTCGAAGTCTTGAGGTTGGGATCAGGGTCTCTAAAGTCTCGAACTCACgcatacacacaaaacaaagCTGTTGAAGTTTCAAGATTTTTGTGGCGTAGAAACAAAAAGCCCGAGTGAGAAGAAGCCGCCTGTGCTGCTGCCCACGGTGCCAGCTGGGTTCACATAGTGCAGaggtttttgtttgcttacaTCTACAGTTACCAggcactgaattttatttttcttgatcaaATCATTCAGattcaaataaatgatttaaattctATGTCTTACATGGTCTCTGGAAGTAACGCAGGTGACCCCAATGCCTGGTACGTGGCCTCTACGTGGTAGAGCTCCTGTTGGGACCCCAGTTAGCCAGGCTCACCTGAGCCTGTTTGTCATGGTTCAGAAAGAACTGGGGTGCTTTCTAACACCTTTCTCCTTTCCTAGTTCTATATTTTAGACAAATGTGTCCTGTGGAAGTGATTGCATTGGATAAGAAAAGACACTTTCCTTTGAAAGTGTCATGGCTGGTAGATGAtacttataaatatttgttgaatatttagcatattattttattatttgtctatggagcgatagcacagtgggtaggctgtttgcctttcacgtggccaacccaggttcgattcctcggtccctcttggagagcccagcaagctaccgagagcatcccgcccacgcggcagagcctggcaagctccccatggtgtattctgcataccaaaaacagtaacaacaagtctcacaatggaaactgcCCACTCtagaaaattgatgaataatgggaggacagtggaTAGTGCGACCATTTCATCTATGTTTAAGTGTATCTGGTTATCTTAATGAGCACTCAACACACAACAGGTTTCCATGTTCAAATAAGTCTAGGAAACATAGTTAAACAAAATTCAACAGATTCTGATGGacttcttctttttctaaaataaattttcattttaaaattttcctcggggcactgtgacttacaatactgttaatgatggcttCATGCACACAACTTTCTGTCTACCATAGCATTGCTTCCCTCAACCACTGTCTCAGTAACTGCACCCCCCACAACCCACCCTCTGCCATGGTAGAATAAGTTCATATGTCTATTTTTTTACAGCAAAAATctttatgaaaatttcatgaatatgtTATAGTGCAAATACTACCTCCCCCCAAAATTGAATATTCCTCCATCCCCACTTTTATGAGatcctattatatatatatcccacacacccttttgttgtttttcaaaaatatatgtacagGATAGCATTGCTCTTTATACTCAATAATACAACATAGTTCCTCTAGTTCAGTATATACAGACCCAATACAgacccaatatatatatacactcatatataAATATGAGTGGCACAGGATATGCCACTCATGTTCTGTGACAAATGtatatactataatttatttACTGAGGGACACAAGTTgatttcattattttgctttaacAGGCAACACTAAAATTAtcctttcatttgtattttatatctaaataacaattacacacacgtgtgtgtgtgcgcgtgagtgtgtgtgtgtgtgtgtgtgtatgcaagtaTTTTTGTAGGTCTAATTCCTGGGTAAAAGAGAATCCTACCCTTTTACTTTTTCTATATTATaactttttcagttttatttgtcaACCAAGAAATTACTTCCATTTCAAGATATATTCAATATCAACTtgttgggagccagagagatagcatagcaaagcaggaccttgcatgtggcagacttagGTTTGACCCGGTttggtcccccaggcctgccaggagtgatccctgagcacagaaacaggagtaactcctgagcagtaCCAGATAAGGCCCTCAAAAACCAATCCCCCCtaacaaatcaaaatatattaaaggtcAGCTTATCaacttatatacatatttaatagggtacattattttatgtatgtgtacatcatctatatatacatacatatatatctacatatatatatatacaacgatatatatacatctatatgtatTTGATACAATCCAGGACATACACTAAAATCAGAACTTGGTGAACTTCAGGACTGAGGATTTCTCCACCTGCTTGCCTGGAAAATGCAGTGCTCCCCTGTAGACCTTTTATCGTCACTGTTTTCAAAATCTCTTTTGGGTTGTACTCAAAGGAGAGCCAGAGCAAGAGAGAAGAATCTGTCCGTTAACTTCTCGACTGTCTCTGCCACCAGCCCAAGCGGCCTCTCTCCCATGACTTCCCACCTCTTCAGGTGGAGTCTTTGCATACGGGATCATTAAACACCAGAAGAACAACTTTCTCCTTTAATCTAGGTAGCAAGCCTTTGGCAAAATCCATTGTTATGGGTTGCAGATCAACTTGATTCCTGCGGGATGTCTCCAAGGTACAGGGCTAATGCCAGTGCACAGGTACAAGCTTGAGGACTACTCAGAGAGGCTAGGCATGCGGATACACGCCAGACCCTGACTCTATTTCAAGGCACTGCCTTCTCCAGTGCGTCCAGCAGCAGGAAAGCATCCTCCACGGACTCGTACACATTGCTGACAGTGCCCTGGCCCACATGCTCCTGCAGCGGTGTGGGCAAGCTGGGCGAGGTCATCTTTCTCGCCTCTGCCCCACGAGCAGGCACTTTGGTGGACTTCTTAAAGACCTTTCTCCACTCACATGCAATGAAGAGATAACAAGTGCTTCAGGATTGCAGAGGCCTTCAGATACTCAAGCATACTGGAAGCCGACTTTCTTAGCTATTTAGCCACAAGTCAGCCACCTATGCTATGGCTCAGGAAATGCTTCTTGAAGTTATCAGAAATAGATGGGAATTATGAGGCATATAGATGGGGAGAACACAACTAACCCTCCCAAACTGGTAGAGATATTCATATTTCAATATGAAGAGTTAAATACATAAActgagtatatttatttattaagtagagttgatattcaaaacaaaaccaaaccccactGTGTACTTGATGTTATTTCTAGTCCATAATATATAAACAGATGAATCAAACAGCAATTGTACTTGCCAGATGAAGTGAGAACTATTTCTTGGGCCCTGGTGGAATTGAGGGACCTTGTTGGGAACACTGGGGTGGGAACTTGTGGGAAATGAGAGAGTGTTTAAGGAAGCAAGTAGAGGCTTAGAACTTGGCAGATGGGGGACTGAGTCACCCCTTCATCTTGGGAATCCTCCTTCTCTGTTAAAGGCTCTTATCTCACCTCtagtccttatttatttttcctctggcAGGGGTTCTAACTTTTAGGAAAGTAGTCCACTGAAATGGTATTGATgtgatgtgtgtacatgtgtgtgcacacattcacatatgACTTGTGATTGGACACATGGAGTtgggagtgtgcatgtgtgaagggagggtgtatgtgtgtgaatatgtgagtgtgtgcatggatGGTGAAGGTATTAATGTAGACATATTCATGTGTGTTTGAACATACCCATTTAGGGCATGTAACTGGATGtttccatttgtgtgtgtgtgtgtgtgtgtgtgtgagtataggTTTCATTGGTGTATGATCTGTACTGTTGCACAGGACCCAGGCTTCTGCTTGACTTAATGCCCTGCTATCTTTACATTGTTAACAGGGTTTTGGACAAAGGGTCTCTGATAGCCACTAAGATTATTCTAATGTTTATGTCTGTCCCTATGTGAGATTGTAAGaacatatgtgtatctgtgtcatTGCTTCTGGAGTGAAGAATCCATAGTTTTAAGAAGACTCAAAGGTTGGACCCAGAAAATTTTCAGAGCCCCTGAGGGACCTTTATGGGAAGACAGAATAAAGAAGAGAACAATCAGAATTCTTCTCATAGTTGATTAAAAAATCTGTGCCCCCATCAGTGGACCCCAAACACAGTTTCCTGTTCCATCAGAGCTTTCTTCCATCCTATAACTGCCCATGTACTCACATTTATCCTCCAACAATAGGTAAGTTTGTGAGAGCAGGAACCACATATGACTTACTCACTTACGCTATTTTTACCATGAATGAAAATGACATAGTACGTGATGTATTGAATGATCTCAACAAACATTCATTGGATAAATAAACCTGTTTCAATCCATGCAGATGCTCCAAAAATTCTTTCTTACTACCCATATGATTTATTTTGTCATATCATAGACTTTTGGGATTGGAAGGGTTAAGTGTTCCATGCCACTACGATCAGACAGAAACTAAACTAATTGTAGAAACTAATTCTAAAAACTAATTCCTTGACCTGGTGCCATTTTGTCTCTCCTTGCAGTCCTATATGCCTGATGAACTCAGTGATGATTACTCCTGGACCATACCAACTCTGGAACATAACCAGAGTGAAAGTGGCATCGACTATTTCTGCATAAAAGACCATGTCAGGCAGTTTGCAAGCTACTTCATCCCACTCTTTTACACGTTTGTGTTCATCCTGGGTGCCTTGGGCAATTTTCTGGTCATCCTCGTCTACTGGCGCTGTAAAAGACCGAAGACCATGAcagacacatttatttttaatttggccaTTGCTGACCTGCTCTTTCTTCTCACTCTTCCCTTCTGGTCTATTGCTGCTGTCGAGGGGTGGATATTTCAGTCCTTCATGTGCAAAATGGTCAATAGCATGTACAAGATAAACTTCTACAGCTGTGTGCTGCTGATCATGTGCATCAGTGTGGACAGATACTTCACCGTTGCTTGGCCTATAAGAGCACAGACTTGGAGGCAGAAAAGACTTCTGTATAGCAAGATGGTTAGCGGTGCTGTTTGGGTGGTGGCAGCCACACTCTGCATCCCCGAGATCCTGTACAGTCAAATCACAGAGAAATCTAACATGATCCTCTGCACCATGGTTTATCCTGGAGGTGAGAGTACCAAACTGAAGTCTGCTTTCTTGACCTTGAATGTCATCCTAGGATTTTTCCTTCCCCTTATGGTCATGGTTTGCTGCTATGTGCTCATAATTCATGCTCTCAAACAAGTCAAGAATTCATCCAAATATAAAGCCCTCAAGGTGACCATCACTGTTCTTACTGTCTTCATCTTGTCTCAGTTCCCTTACAACTGTGTTCTATTGGTACAGACCATTGATGCCTACAACAACTTTCTTTTCAACTGCACGATTACCATTGGAATCGACATCTGCTTCCAGGTCACTCGAAGCATTGCCTTTTCCCACAGTTGCCTGAATCCTGTTCTCTATGTTTTTGTGGGTGAGAGATATCGTCAGGATCTTGTGAAAACCCTAAAGGATTTGGGTTGCAGCAACCTCGCTCGGTGGGTTTTATTTACAAGAAGAGAGGGAAGCTTGAGGCTCTCTTCCCTATCGCTGGACACAAGCTCGGGACTGCTCTCCTGAGGGGTCTTCTtgctgagggggcgggggggaaagaGCAATTCCTCTAGAAACTATGATCTGAATAGATACAGTCTCCCTGAAGATGGGACCAAAGggaaaccaaagaagaaaaagaagacagcaaagaaaagaaaaaacaataatacagcCGTGTTGGAATGGACTGGGTAACCTGGGAGATCTCTCCAGAGTTCCTAGAGGCAATGACTTCCGATACTAAGTCCAGACAATGACAATGGGCTGATGACAGGGAACTTGATTCTCCCAAGAGAACAGTAGAGTTTACTAATTCACCTTTGGTTGGGCTCAGGGATGTGGGTTACCTAGAAACATTCATGATTGTCTCGGAAACCTTTAAGAataagttttgtttctgtttagaaAGCTT from Sorex araneus isolate mSorAra2 chromosome 4, mSorAra2.pri, whole genome shotgun sequence includes these protein-coding regions:
- the CCR9 gene encoding C-C chemokine receptor type 9 gives rise to the protein MPDELSDDYSWTIPTLEHNQSESGIDYFCIKDHVRQFASYFIPLFYTFVFILGALGNFLVILVYWRCKRPKTMTDTFIFNLAIADLLFLLTLPFWSIAAVEGWIFQSFMCKMVNSMYKINFYSCVLLIMCISVDRYFTVAWPIRAQTWRQKRLLYSKMVSGAVWVVAATLCIPEILYSQITEKSNMILCTMVYPGGESTKLKSAFLTLNVILGFFLPLMVMVCCYVLIIHALKQVKNSSKYKALKVTITVLTVFILSQFPYNCVLLVQTIDAYNNFLFNCTITIGIDICFQVTRSIAFSHSCLNPVLYVFVGERYRQDLVKTLKDLGCSNLARWVLFTRREGSLRLSSLSLDTSSGLLS